Proteins encoded by one window of Cydia fagiglandana chromosome Z, ilCydFagi1.1, whole genome shotgun sequence:
- the LOC134678585 gene encoding trypsin-like, whose translation MKKRVFTIFFIGLVCISYAENVKKSVDNLRADVNDDIGDNDEAKDIAMDIPEMEPENKTRINLCSARRQNNNMHPILNATAKQFPFVAACLSLSDTHICSGTVIANGMILTTASCIQKQINAVLLNTIIAKRNAPGAERISVIKTEKFPSYTGEESLNDVGIVYTHKFNSSIASKVKLSNYTTAQNLVDVELFGFGLNEPSSATEQLQYVGVENRFMGSPGNKLNVFIDCIETKEPTCFTDYGGPAIFGNELVGVIVKGSPNCIQEISPNYAINKEMGTILPTFSFKAWVDEKIKNEEERNVISIPTFPQKLVGIEELKTKQSSAFNPVACVYTIFLLCMFPFYFH comes from the coding sequence ATGAAAAAGCGTGTTTTTACTATATTCTTTATAGGGCTTGTCTGTATTTCTTATGCAGAAAATGTGAAAAAAAGCGTCGATAATTTACGAGCCGACGTGAACGATGACATTGGCGACAACGATGAGGCTAAAGATATAGCTATGGATATTCCGGAAATGGAGCCAGAAAACAAAACCAGAATTAATCTATGCAGTGCTAGAAGGCAAAACAACAATATGCATCCTATATTAAACGCAACTGCCAAACAGTTCCCCTTCGTGGCAGCATGTCTATCTCTTAGTGACACACATATATGTTCTGGCACGGTAATCGCCAATGGCATGATACTAACCACGGCTTCATGTATCCAAAAGCAAATCAATGCCGTGTTATTGAATACAATAATTGCTAAGCGAAACGCCCCAGGAGCAGAGCGAATCAGTGTGATTAAAACTGAAAAATTCCCAAGTTATACCGGTGAAGAATCTCTTAATGATGTTGGTATTGTTTATACGCATAAATTTAATTCTTCAATTGCCTCCAAGGTTAAACTAAGCAACTACACTACCGCCCAGAACCTCGTAGACGTGGAGCTTTTCGGATTTGGGCTGAACGAACCGTCCAGTGCAACAGAGCAACTTCAATATGTCGGTGTGGAGAATCGTTTTATGGGATCCCCCGGTAATAAGCTGAATGTTTTCATCGACTGCATTGAAACGAAAGAGCCGACTTGTTTCACCGATTACGGCGGCCCTGCTATATTTGGAAATGAACTAGTAGGCGTAATAGTAAAGGGATCACcaaattgtattcaagaaataTCGCCTAATTATGCTATAAACAAGGAAATGGGAACTATTTTGCCAACTTTTAGCTTCAAAGCTTGGGTAGACGAAAAAATAAAGAATGAGGAGGAAAGAAACGTTATTTCAATTCCTACGTTCCCACAAAAACTAGTCGGAATTGAAGAGTTGAAAACCAAGCAGTCATCTGCATTTAATCCTGTAGCTTGTGTTTATACAATTTTTCTACTTTGTATGTTTCCGTTCTACTTTCATTGA